From the genome of Miscanthus floridulus cultivar M001 chromosome 10, ASM1932011v1, whole genome shotgun sequence, one region includes:
- the LOC136486586 gene encoding disease resistance protein RPM1-like, giving the protein MCFARDEDLVGIEDNAEKLKLWLLRDLEENNKKKKATVWGMGGVGKTTLVNHVYKIVKLDFDAAAWVTVSMNYQIDDLLKKIAREFGIPFDASNMEMTNLVLAIRSYLDGKRYILVLDDMWEMNVWISIMDVFPSNCISRFIFTTRKYEVASFATEKCVIKLEPLGDNNSWKLFCMLVFRNNGDYMCPLELKDLSIKFLQKCKGLPIAIQWIARLLSYKPPTTSVWKNVHDELVLQSTKNVIPGIDVILKVSLEDLTYELKNCFLHCTIFPEDYLLKRKRLIRHWITAGFIKEVENKTLEEVAEGCLNELVNRSLLEVVKKNEFGRVKHCRMHDIVYLVALDKAKEECFGNVYKGQETFSLDSTRRLSIQSTGTKTSHESFSNSVTKYQSSATHIRAVYAFTSHVDIDMLRPVIASSHLLSTLDLEGCQIKKLPNEVFDLFNLRFLGLRYTGIEILPEAVGRLQNLEVLDALFTPLSSFPKGVGKLKRLWFLYACTLHKGPNLLWYGGIKVPRTITNLTGLHNLETIEASLETLSDVASLTVLRAFLVCNVKREHASNLCKAVKNMRHLVHLTIATSDNENQILPLEALDLPGTLSKLVLQGCLEKERMPQIISSWLQLKSLTKLSLISSKLDEVSFSSLMELRDLCYLELVQAYDGKKLYFSESSFPRLQRLGIFSATQLNQVQIEEGALENLEELRFNNCPNLECIPHGIEYLTAIEELYLENVAEELVEKLIKQESGVNEFNEELAKISHIKLIFVMSTEKKYRKRIVPLRVKELTG; this is encoded by the coding sequence ATGTGTTTTGCAAGGGACGAGGATCTGGTGGGTATTGAGGATAATGCAGAAAAGCTAAAGCTGTGGCTACTACGTGATTTGGaagaaaataacaaaaaaaaaaaagctacagTATGGGGTATGGGTGGAGTAGGTAAAACTACCTTGGTTAATCATGTCTATAAGATTGTGAAATTGGATTTTGATGCTGCTGCATGGGTAACTGTGTCAATGAATTACCAAATTGATGACTTACTAAAGAAGATTGCCAGAGAATTTGGCATCCCATTTGATGCTAGCAACATGGAAATGACAAATCTAGTCTTGGCCATCCGCAGCTATCTTGATGGTAAAAGGTACATCTTAGTTTTGGATGACATGTGGGAAATGAATGTGTGGATTAGTATCATGGATGTCTTTCCAAGTAATTGTATTAGTAGGTTTATTTTCACAACAAGGAAATATGAAGTTGCATCATTTGCCACTGAGAAATGTGTGATTAAGCTGGAGCCACTTGGAGACAATAACTCTTGGAAGTTGTTTTGCATGCTAGTTTTTAGGAACAATGGTGACTACATGTGCCCATTAGAGTTAAAGGATTTATCTATAAAGTTCTTACAGAAGTGTAAAGGTTTGCCTATCGCTATTCAATGGATAGCTCGCCTACTTTCTTACAAACCGCCAACTACCTCTGTGTGGAAAAATGTGCACGATGAGTTAGTGTTGCAGTCAACTAAAAATGTGATCCCTGGTATTGATGTCATTTTAAAAGTGAGCCTGGAGGATCTTACATATGAGTTAAAGAACTGCTTCTTACATTGTACTatatttcctgaggattatttaTTGAAGAGGAAGAGGTTAATAAGGCACTGGATCactgccggattcatcaaggaagtagagaACAAAACATTGGAAGAAGTGGCTGAGGGCTGCCTGAATGAGCTTGTAAACCGAAGTTTACTAGAAGTTGTGAAGAAGAATGAGTTTGGACGAGTGAAACATTGTCGAATGCATGATATCGTCTACCTTGTTGCCCTTGACAAGGCAAAGGAGGAATGCTTTGGTAATGTTTACAAGGGCCAAGAGACATTTTCATTGGATAGCACACGTCGATTGTCTATACAGAGCACTGGTACTAAAACATCACATGAGTCCTTTTCAAATTCAGTGACAAAATATCAATCTAGTGCAACACATATACGTGCAGTCTATGCTTTCACGAGTCATGTCGATATTGATATGCTGAGGCCTGTCATTGCATCTTCCCACTTGCTGTCAACATTGGATCTGGAAGGTTgtcaaatcaaaaagttacccAATGAAGTTTTCGACTTGTTTAACCTGCGGTTTTTGGGTCTTAGGTATACTGGTATTGAAATTCTACCTGAGGCAGTAGGAAGATTACAAAACCTAGAAGTACTTGATGCTTTGTTTACTCCTCTCTCCTCTTTCCCCAAGGGTGTAGGAAAACTAAAGAGGCTTTGGTTCCTGTACGCATGTACACTGCATAAGGGACCTAATCTTCTATGGTATGGTGGAATTAAAGTGCCTAGGACCATAACGAACTTAACTGGGCTTCATAATCTGGAAACTATTGAAGCAAGTTTAGAGACTCTATCCGATGTTGCATCTTTGACGGTGCTAAGAGCATTTTTGGTTTGCAATGTGAAAAGGGAGCATGCTTCAAACCTGTGCAAGGCTGTAAAGAACATGAGACATCTGGTCCATTTGACAATTGCAACTTCAGACAATGAAAATCAAATATTACCACTGGAAGCACTTGATTTACCAGGAACTCTTTCTAAACTTGTACTGCAAGGGTGTCTGGAAAAGGAACGGATGCCTCAGATTATCTCATCCTGGTTGCAGCTCAAAAGTCTCACTAAATTGTCTCTGATATCCTCCAAACTTGATGAAGTCTCATTTTCTAGTCTCATGGAGTTACGTGATTTATGCTATCTTGAACTGGTTCAGGCTTACGATGGGAAGAAACTGTACTTCTCTGAATCGTCGTTTCCTAGACTCCAACGGCTAGGAATATTCAGTGCTACGCAGCTTAACCAAGTGCAAATAGAAGAAGGCGCACTGGAAAACCTTGAAGAGCTAAGGTTCAACAACTGCCCAAATTTGGAGTGCATACCTCATGGTATTGAGTACCTCACAGCAATTGAAGAATTATATTTGGAAAATGTTGCAGAGGAGCTCGTAGAGAAGCTTATTAAGCAAGAAAGTGGAGTAAATGAATTCAATGAAGAACTTGCAAAGATTAGCCACATTAAATTGATTTTTGTTATGTCAACTGAGAAAAAGTATCGGAAAAGAATTGTTCCGTTAAGAGTTAAAGAACTCACAGGATAA